TAGTCTTGGCGACGGGAGTCAGGTTTATTGTCAACAATGATTATGTTGCCACTTTGTCTTGGACGACAAGAAGAGATAAATAACTAATAGTGACATGGAAACAAATGCGGACAGTTAcatatattgtatttatttcCCTACAGATCGTAATGACAAATGGACAATCGACCAAACCTAAAAAGAAATCAACAAATGTTCCCATGGTCGACACGATGTTGTCACAAAATAATCTTGACAGAACATGCTTCGTCAATACGAAATCCAGCCTGACCATCTAAGAAAATATGCAAAGAGGGATTCTTTACACAAATGTAGTTGCCCGGTTGAAGGTCGTTCCAGCTGAAGTAAGGGTCAGGGTTGTCGTAATCCAGATAGAAGAATAGAGATGTCTCACGGCCGACGCGGTCCTACAACAGACGGGTAAAAGTCATGCAATGTTGTCATAGgtatattgctgtaaaattattgtcctcctgagagggtacttaagtcccaaaacattcaaggtAAATCAAAACTTTCCATTTTtaaatcgtagaatatgtgtgatTTTAATATATGgatatatggctagatttgtctcaattactaacggctgaagggatgatgtaaatccagctccggcccatgcaggaagcaaatgtgtCTCAAGTCCCCAGTGatcccttcagttgttggcaatctattgcctgtttttatattgtattttcatgCATATTTAAACTGTTTTTGATTTTATTATTAGTATTAAATTCATATCTGCGATCATCTAGTTATTTTATTGTCCTTTCTTGACAAATTTTACAATTTACAGTTAATCACTATGTATACCAATAACATTTAActgatctcgtcacgatatgactgaaatattgccgatgtgaaaaataaaagaaatatcaACTCATTTGAGGTCAAAGTATAAGCgaatacattttgaaatcaaATCTGTAATTCCTACCTTCACATACACTCCGTGCCGAATTACATACAAGTGCATTTCTGATATAAGCCCCAGGAAGATCCCCCGTGACGGGTGCGTGCTTAGTTTGGAGAGTTCATCGAAGAGTGGTCTCCCTGGATATAACTTCTCAGCCTTCACCTTGGCCTCAGTGAAGGTGAGTTTTCTACGTTTTTCTACAACAAGGCTGGTAGTCAGTTGTTTTAGGAGAGTCTTCAGGTCGTTCCCGTCGTGGTCCGGTATTCTGCATGTCTGAACGATATTTTATATTAATTGTGAGCATTGGATTAAAAAAGCAAGTATTTGATTTTCAGCATCGTTGAATGTCACTACACTTGTGTTTGTTGTTCGACGCCGCATTTAGGGATATTCCAGCTACAAgtgggcggtctgtaaataatatggttcagatAAACCAgcgattgacatcatgagcatcgaacgaCGTAGTAGGGAtaagatgacgtgtcagccagcGTGTTTGACCAGTAACGCCCTTAGTAGTGAGGGGGGTTTAATTGGACGCCGCTTTAAGCAGTGATGTTCATGAGGAGAATCGTACCTGGGTattcgctttaaccactggacaaCCACTGGACAACCACATCgccgcgatcccgttagtaacctcttacgacaagcaggggttactcGATCCCTCCTGGTTTCCGTGGCAAATATTTAAGAATTCCGCtgcaaatttaagcaaattctcCACCGCACTTTTCTGGAAACCATTCTGTGGctaaatatttagaaaaaaaaccaaaaacattataaagaccttcatagtttaattctcaaacacagatacgaagttaagtcgacagtacacatcacatcttgagtgacaaagcacccacactttttctgtgtttgaaaattaAACACTCACTGACAGTTATTTCTCTCCGCTCAATTCTAACGTTGATGCAGACGAACAACTTCCGGTTTCGTGCAGACAGTTTTATACCTaaaagaaatttgaaataatttcaattttcaaagtaatcgattttgagaatgtaattgtagtgtcaaattcatctaatatcttttgaaaaatgCCTAAACCTTGCTTAATTAATAAAATATCTATAATCgtcattattttgaaaatgctttcacaataaatatgtcagtccTTTTTATGTGTAACCAACCCTACTTTAGCTCTACTTTTCGTTTCGGCTGacagtcagttttcactcagTTTTTTTAAATGAGCTAATTCCGTTGAAGAGaagtggcaaattctgcacgGATGCTGCACGCAAATGCGTTTTCCGCGGACGAGACGTTTTTTTCTGCAAGGCAAGGTAAATTCCGCGATTTTTTCTGCAACCGCGGAatcgcggaatccaggagggactggttACTGATGGCCAGCTCTAATCCAGATCGTCACGGGTGTCTGCTTAACGAAAGAATAacctacagtccgtttgactcaaaagtggaccgatgaattgcagtcaaACTCTAAAACTATTAAACAGACTTCTCAATGAAACGGATGTCATAATCAAAACCTCCGACCAACTCTAAGTTTTTTTTGCATAATTTAAGCCCTAAACATAATTTGAAAAACCCCGTTGTTTATCAATCTATAATTAAAATATTAccacagttcactatttattGCGAGGGAGGAGTGTAAAGAAAGGGGCAGCCGGAAGTACTGACTTACATATTGCAATGGCATTCTCTTTCGCCTCAAACTATTTCCCTCTAAATACATGCGCTACCATATAAATTGGTTTCCTACAAAGCGTGGGAtgtttgataactgaaagttaTATTCAAGAATCAGTTTCATCAATTTGAGATTCAAGTGGCgagtgaaaaacaaaaatgtgaccAATGTAGTAATTGTATTGGTACGGgtttgtttatctccattccaGTTTGATAAACAAATTGGACACATTCCCTTCGCACAAACGTCATCTGCATCTTTCGGCACATACATCCTCTCGCTCGTGGGAGTAATTTGATTGGACAAGAATTTCCAGTCAATCGAAAGCCTATATTGTGACGAGCAGGGTCATGGTGTTTCGTATTGCAGATTTATGTCTTTATTACCTTCTTGTGTTTCTGCCAGTCTTTCTTCTGGCAGTCTCTTGAACAGTACAACGCTGTCTTACACCGACTACATATCTTCAATCGTACGCCATGCTTGCCGCACTTCCCACACATCTGGGGCTCGGGAATGTCTGGGGAAAACTCGCATACATCCAAACAATTTTCGTCTGAGCAGAAAGCATCATGTCCACCACAACACCCGGATTCTTTGTAGTTCTCTTTCAAGGTCTTCTCGGCGGAACTGCATGTTGGTGAACAGGAAGAAATTGAATGTACAAGGTCATCAGCGCAACAACTCTTGCTCTCTGGTTTGGATGTGGAAGACGTCGGTGCGTTGAGCCGGTTGGACTCTTTCAGTGGACCCAGTGACATGTCCCGGTCGTTCTGAAATGATAGCAGTTTTTCACTCACTGAATGTTCGAAACTGAGAGAGAAATTTTCTAACTATGCTTTAAACGCTTGTCAGGTTTAATAGTGTCGCACGGTAAGGTAGggttgtcacgccgaagacccgggttcagttgCCCACAGGTACATTTTGaaaagcccgtttctggtgtctcctgccgcGATATTGTTGGATTGCTGAATTGCTGGAAcagtgctaaaagcgacgtaaaactaaactcaccaccATAATTAGTGTGGACACGAATGAAGAAATGGTACTAAATTTGCTAAAATTTgctaaaaataaactcactaacCTTTTGACTTACACACTACTTTCAGACTGTTTTTCTCTCTGCAATTTCTTTTAATAAGTCCTCTGGTACATTAACGTATTCGAATCTGGAACGGGTCTTGTCTTTCCCTCTGACCTATTAGACCCTCATCAATCAGATCAGTGGTTCCCTGTCAACCACAACCATTTATGTGGTCCTGAGGGTTACCTTCTCTTTCAACTATACCTCCCCCTGTCACTAAGTTCAGGAAAACAACATAATTGGGGCGAgtgaattaggagataaacatattgtgttggaaaatcagaggtatataacaaaattataatagctctaaatttgatttaaaatcgAACACGTAGCGtgatgtttcaaatacaaaatttcgTTATATTCGTCTGATTTAccaacacagtacgtttatctccattctgccATAACCGCGTTATTCAgatattaaacaaatacataatgtgttggaaaatcagaggtatatagtGTGATTATATACcactgaatgactttgattaatcaatcacaatccagtatttactaaagtcatggtagaatgtggttttacgccgcagcaatatgacggtgggGACACCAAGACGATTGCATGTtgccacacacagacacagaccgacacagtcaaacatgcatacatatagATACACATCGGTACACATCGGTTGCAGGTCGAATTTTGTAATATAGttacaatattgctgagtgtagcgttaaACAACTCAACCCAAccattttcatggggtcattctGTAAATACATCATCTCCGAATTGTGAAGTTATGATACATTTTTACAAAtgatgcaagattatggcctgataaaagtTCTTCATCGAGTTAGCAGTTTACCTTTGTGCAGTCCTCAAGGGACCGAAACGAATCTTAGCCATTTTATCACAATGCGATACCCGGATCCACTTCTTTCTCAAGCGTTTGAAAATCATAAATGTTTAGGacaaatttgatatttgattGAATGAAGTTAATCAGAACCAATTACCTGAACGTAATGGCGAAACAGACTGGGGCCAGATTGAGTCCTCTGACAGTTGTGTTCTGATTCAATAGATCTTTTGTCGTGTTTCAGGTCGGAGATCACGTGCAGCACGTGATGACAGCAGACGGCCTGAATTATACCCGCTTACCGTAAGAAGTGCAAATAGCCATCGTGGACGATCGTAACCAATGTTCATTATCACTGGTGGGTAAGTTGGTTACAGTGAGACTGTagtctttgtgatttttgtAACAGGATGCCAAATTTGATAGctccattcgtgaccaactcgtgttaggacaagccgaatagcgacTCTTGCCTCTCTCGAAGGATTTTCAAATTTGCCTAGGAACATCATaactacttcaaacaggaacgatgattacacgatgccacgATAACTCTATTCCTGACTGATTCCAATGGTACGTAATATCACCGAAGGACCCATGCATATTGCATTGCTGTTTTTATACATTAGAATTACACCTCTTGGTACACGTAAAAGAaggagaaaatatatttgttaaagacATATTCTGACGTAAT
This genomic stretch from Haliotis asinina isolate JCU_RB_2024 chromosome 4, JCU_Hal_asi_v2, whole genome shotgun sequence harbors:
- the LOC137282689 gene encoding uncharacterized protein, whose protein sequence is MSLGPLKESNRLNAPTSSTSKPESKSCCADDLVHSISSCSPTCSSAEKTLKENYKESGCCGGHDAFCSDENCLDVCEFSPDIPEPQMCGKCGKHGVRLKICSRCKTALYCSRDCQKKDWQKHKKTCRIPDHDGNDLKTLLKQLTTSLVVEKRRKLTFTEAKVKAEKLYPGRPLFDELSKLSTHPSRGIFLGLISEMHLYVIRHGVYVKDRVGRETSLFFYLDYDNPDPYFSWNDLQPGNYICVKNPSLHIFLDGQAGFRIDEACSVKIIL